The sequence below is a genomic window from Sorangiineae bacterium MSr12523.
GTCAGCGTCAGATCGCGCGACAGGGCGGTAAAGCTGCGCACGAACGTGGGAGCGCCCACGAGTTTACAAGTGATGAAGCTCGCGCAGCGGGTCGCAAGGGGGGGGTCGCGGTGAGTCAGAACCGCGCCCACATGGCCGAAATTGGCCGTCGTGGGGGCGAGGCACGCGGCGCCGGTCACCGTCGTCGTATGGAAGAAGCCCGCCGTGCCGCCACAGCCGAGAAGAAGGAAGGCGAGACTGTCGCCGCTCAGGCGACGGAAGAGTCGCCGCAGGCCGAGCCGGAGAGCACCGTAGAAGGCTCTCAAGACGACGCTCAGCGTCGCGCCTCCTAGTAGGCAGGCACGGTCGTGCCACGATCACCGAATCGCGGCGCGCGTCTGGCGCGTCCAGGCGTCGCGTCGCGAGCTTTTGTCGACTATAGACGGTGGTCATGGCGGAAGTTTTCGTAGTCGATGCTGTTCGTACCCCTTTGGGTCGCCTCGGCGGCGGGCTTGCGAAGGTTCGTCCGGATGATCTGCTAGCCGCCGTGTTCCGCTCCCTGGCGGAACGCCATCCCCGCGTGGGTGAACGCCTTGATGAGGTGTACGCGGGCAATGCAAACGGGGCCGGCGAAGACAACCGCAACGTGGCCAGGATGGCCGTGCTGCTTTCTGGTCTTCCCGTGTCCGTCCCTGCTGCAACTGTGAATCGGTTGTGCGGCTCCGGAATGGAGGCGGTGATTTCCGCGTACCGTGCCATCGCGCTCGGTGAGGCGGATGTGTGCATCGCCGGTGGCGTCGAGTCGATGACCCGGGCGCCGTTCGTCATTCCCGCGCCAGAAGACGCGTATCCACGCGAGCTGCCCACGTTCAGCACACGCCTCGGGTGGCGGATGACCAATCCCGCCATGCCGTCCGAATGGACCGTCGCCTTGGGCGAGGGGGCCGAGATCCTCGCGGACAAGTACAGCATCGCGCGAGCGGCGCAGGACGAGTTTGCGGTCGAGAGCCACCGACGTGCGCACGCCGCATGGGAGAGTGGCCGCTACGATGCGGAGGTGATCCGCGGTTCGTGGGAGCTCGTTCGCGACGAGTGCATCCGCGCGGACACGAGCTTCGAGAAGCTCGCCAAGCTGCGCCCTGTATTCCGCACATCGAAAGGAACCGTCACGGCGGGCAATGCATCGCCGATGAACGACGGCGCCGCGGCCCTCCTTTTAACATCGGCCCGTGCGGCGCGTGAGCTCGACCTGACCCCGCTGGCCCGCATTCGGTCCGTTGCGGTCAGCGCCATCGAGCCGCACCTCTTTGGACTCGGCCCGGTGGAAGCTTCGCAACGCGCACTCAAGCGAGGCGATTTGGCTGTGTCCGACTTGGACGTTGTCGAATTGAACGAGGCCTTCGCCGCCCAAGTCCTCGCATGCTTCGCCGCCTGGCCGGAACTGGATCGGAGCAAGGTGAATCCCAACGGGGGTGCCATTGCACTAGGACATCCATTGGGTTGCTCCGGTGCAAGGTTGGTCGGAACCCTTGCCCACGAGCTGCGATTGCGCGGAAAGAAGCACGGACTTGCCACGGCTTGCATCGGAGTCGGTCAGGGCATCGCGGTGACGTTGTCGAACGGATAACGTTACATTTGTCGCTCGGATAAAGGACTTGCCGCGGCACGGACGGGACCGTATTCCGTCTGGACCCCATGGCTGAGTCCAGCGAACGCGCGGTCGATTCTCTGAACGAAACGTCGTTGTCGCGAGGAGGGCTCGGCGCCGCTTGGGCGCTCGTGCGCGATGCCATTCGCGGCGCGCCCATCGATCATACGACGGCACCCATCGCCCGATCCGTCGTCATGCTCGCGATCCCCATGGTTCTCGAGATGATGATGGGCTCCGTCTTCGCGGTGGCCGACGTCTTCTGGGTCTCGCAGCTCGGTGCGAATGCGACGGCGATCGTCGGCCTCACCGAATCGATCATGATGATCATGCAGTCGGTGGTGATGGCCGTCGCCATTGGAGCGATGGCCCTCGTCGCACGGCGCATCGGCGAGAAGAAGCACGTCGAAGCTGCGCGCGCTGCGGTGCAGGCCATCTTGCTCGGCGCGGGCATCTCCGCGTGCGTCGCCGTCGCCGGCATCACCAATGCGCCCTCGCTGCTGCGCATGATGGGCGCGACGCCCGACGTCATCGCCAGCGGCTCACGATTCACGCAAGTGACGATGGGCGGCAACGTGACCGTCTTCCTCTTGTACGTCATCAACGCGATCTTCCGCGGCGCCGGCGACGCGGCGTTTTCGATGCGCTCTCTCTGGTTGGGCAACTTCCTCAACATCGTTCTCGGGCCGTGCTTCATCTACGGCGTTGGTCCGTTCCCCGCGTTGGGCGTCACCGGCGCAGCCGTCGCGACCACGATTGGGCGCGGCACGGCGGTGCTGTTCCAGCTCTACTTGCTCACCAGCGGTCGCAGCAAAATCAAGCTCACGCGCGAGACGCTGGGCCTCGACTTCGGCCTGATGGCCAGCGTGTTGCGCCTGTCCGGTTCGGGCACGATTCAGATCCTCATCTCGACCACGAGCTACGTGGGGCTGGTGCGCATCATCTCGGACTTTGGCAGCGCGCCGCTCGCCGGTTACACGATTGGATTGCGCATCATCATGTTCGCGCTGCTGCCGTCGATCGGTGTCAGCAATGCGGCGGCCACCTTGGTGGGGCAGAACCTCGGGGCCGGAAAGCCCGATCGCGCCGAGCAATCCGTGTGGCGTGCCGGCTTTTACAACGCGATGATCCTCACCGCGGTGGGCCTGCTCTTCGTCGTGTTCGCGCCTTGGCTCGTCGCCTTGTTCACGCCGGACGATGTCGTTCGCTCGTACGGTGTCTCATGCCTTCGCTCGGTGAGCGCAGGGTTCCTATTTTATGGATATGGAATGGTGCTCTCCCAATCCTTCAACGGTGCGGGCGACACCTGGACGCCCACCATCCTCAACTTCGTCTCGTTTTGGGTGCTCCAATTGCCCGTCGCGTGGTTGCTCTCGCAGCACACCTCACTCGGTGCACGCGGCGTGTTCGCCGCCCTCGCCATCTCTTATTCGACGCTCGCTGTCCTATCCGCCGCGGTCTTTCGACGCGGTCGGTGGAAGATGAAGAAGGTTTAGAGGCGTTCCGAATGGGCGGTTTTGGATGGGCGCCGGTGAAAATTTCGGCCGAAACCGGGCGTTCTATAAGCTCGAGCTGAGCTTTTGACCCGGTGCGACGCAAAATGCGTTTGGAACGCATCGTGATATTGTTTCGTTTCGCGGAGACTGTTAGGGTCCCCCGCATGCGAGCCAGCACTCTCAAGGTTATCGCCGCCATTGCGGCACTTACGATGGGGATCTCGGCCTGCGGCGGAGACGAAGCTCCCCCGCCCAAGACCCAAGAGGAGGCTGTGCCCGCAGCACCGCCGCCTCCGCCCCCCGCACCGGAACCCGTTGCGACCACCCCGCCGCCCGCGCCGGAACCCCCGCCGCCGCCGCCGCCGCCCCCGGCTATCAACGTCGTTGCGTTGAAGATCACGCCGAAGGCCGGCAAGGTTAAGGCGATCGAGGTCGCGAGCGACGGATCCATCACCGCCGACGGCAAGCCGGTTGGCAAGGTCTCGGCCGACAGCGTCTCCGACGCGTCGGGCACGACCCTCTTCTCCGTCACCTCGGACGGCGCCGTTTCTGGCGGCTCCGCCTCGGGTCTGAAGTTCGGCGCCGGCGACGAGCTCGCGGGCGACGACGGCAGCAAGGTCACCGTCAACGACGACGGCACCATCACCCATCAGAAGCCGAAGGCCAAGAAGGCCGACACGGTGGCGAAGGTCGATGGCGCGAGCGCGTCGGGCAAGCGCGAAGCCGCTCTTGTCACGTTGGCTTGGGTTCTCGGCAAGGCGCCGGCTGCCAAGGCCGCCCCCGCCGCCAAGAGCGCGACCGAGAAGCCGAAGAAGTAATTCTTCGTTCGTCAAGAACCGGCCCTCGAAGCCGGTTCTTTGGCAATAACGTAGTTCAAAGTGGGGCAACGACAGCGTCGTTGCCCCACGTTTCGTTTGTGTTGAGCACTCCGCCAAGTCGCGACAATCTTTCCGCCCATGAAGAGTGGTGCGGATTTCGAAGGTCGACGGATGGCACTCGGTTCGGGGATCACCCTCTCCGTCACGTCGAAAGGGGAGGGGCCGCCCGTCGTTTTGCTCCACGGCTTTCCGCAGAATTCGTACACGTGGCGCAAGCACTTGCCCAGCTTGGCCGATGCGGGCTTCCGCGCGATTGCTCCGGACATGCGCGGTTATGGGCTATCGGACAAGCCGAAGGCGGTGGCCGACTACAAGACGGAGCGCCTCGTTGCCGATGTGCGCGAGTTGGTGCACTCCCTCGGTTACGAGAAGGTCCACCTCGTTGGGCACGATTGGGGCGGGGTCGTCGCCTTTCACGTGGCCGCGGCGCATCCCGAGATGATTGACCGCTTGGTGATCTTGAACGGGCCGCATCCCGACGTGTTCATGAAGTCGCTCTTTCGGAGCCAGAAGCAGCGCACGCGCTCTTGGTACGTGTTCCTCTTTCAGCTGCCGTTCTTGCCCGAGCGCATGCTCGCGCGCAAAGGCATCCTCGAGCGCATGCTCCGTTTCTACGGACCCGGCGTCTTCTCGAAAGAGGACCTCGCCACGTACACGTCCGCCGTCCGCAAACCCGGCGCCGCCCGCAGCATGGTGAACTACTACCGCGCCGCCGCGCGGGGCTATCGAGAAATCCCGGTGATTACGCGCCCGACGTTGGTGCTCTGGGGCGAGAAGGATCGCGCGCTTCACCCTTGTCTCCTCGACGGGCTCGAGAAGCACGTGACGAACCTGACGATAAAGCGCTTTCCGGATGCGACCCATTGGTTGAATGAAGAAAAACCGGGGGAGGTGAACGGCGAGATGGTGCGGTTTCTGAGGGCGGTGGGGGGGGACGGCTAGAGGATCGAGCACGAGCGCGAGCGCGTGCACGTGCACGGGTCACGATCACGATCACGGGGCACGATCACGGATCGTGATCGTGATCGTCTCTCGTGATCGTGATCGTCTCTCGTGGTCGTGGTCGTGCACGTGCACGCGCACGCGCTCGTGCACGAAGCCGCCGCGGCGACCCCTGCCGTCAAAAATCCCCTGAAAGTCCACCAGGAAACCTCTCCGAAACAGGCGCGCCTTTACATCCAATGACAATATGACGGCGGATGCGATGAGTGCGGGCGACACGGCGTGGCTGCTTGTGAGCTCGGCGCTGGTTCTGCTGATGATCCCTGCGCTTGCGCTCTTTTATGGCGGGATGGTGAGGCGCAAGAATGTGCTCTCGACCCTCATGCACTCGCTTGCGGCGTTGCCGGTGCTCAGTGTGACGTGGGTGCTCTTTGGGTACTCGCTGGCGTTTGGGCCGACCCATGGAGGCCTCATTGGAGGGCTCGATTACATCGGGCTTCGCGCCACCGTCGGGACCTTGCACGACACCGTTCCGAACTACGCCTTCATCGCGTTTCAAATGATGTTCGCCGCGATCACGCCCGCTCTCATCTCCGGTGCCGTCGCGGAGCGCATGAAATTCTCCGCGTACATGGTCTTCATCGTCCTCTGGTCCGCCCTCGTTTACGTGCCCGTTGCCCATTGGGTGTGGGCGACGGGAGGGTGGCTCTTCGAGCTGCACGCGCTCGACTTTGCGGGCGGCACCGTCGTGCACCTCACTGCGGGAGCCTCGGCGCTGGTCTGCGCCCTCGTGCTCGGGCCGCGCTTGAAATATCCGCAGGAGCGCCCTCTCCCGCACAACCTCACCATGACCCTCACCGGGGCTGGCCTCCTTTGGTTCGGTTGGTTCGGATTCAACGCAGGGAGCGCCCTCAAGTCGACGCCTCTCGCCGCCCTGGCCTTCATCGTCACCCACCTCGGCGCGGCCGGTGGTGCCCTGGGCTGGCTCTTCATCGAGTGGTGGCACCGCGGAAAGCCGACTGCACTCGGCGTCGCCTCCGGTCTCGTGGCGGGGCTGGTGGCCATCACACCCGCGGCCGGCTTCGTGGCGCCATGGGCCGCCATCGTCATTGGCGTCCTCGCCGGCTTCGCGTGCTATGCCGGTGTGCTTGCAAAATACAAGTACGGCTACGACGACTCACTCGACGCGTTCGGAGTCCATGGAGTCGGTGGCTTCACCGGCGCCGTCCTCACCGGAGTCTTCGCCCAGACCGCCTACAACGCCGACGGAGCCGATGGCCTCCTTTTCGGCGGCGCCCGCACGTTCCTCATCCAGATCGTGGCCTGTGCCGCCTCCGGGCTCTACGCTGCGGCCGTCACCTGGGTGTTGCTCAAGCTGATAGACCGGGCCATGGGCATCCGTGCGTCGGCTGCCGATGAGCGAGAGGGACTTGACTCCACGCAACACGGTGAGGACGCTTACGCGGGGTGAGGCACCGCCGTGCGATTCATCGTTTCCCGTGAAAGCCCGCATAAATGCCTCGCTCTACCGTGAGGGAGATTGCGGCTGACACACTCTAAGTTTGCGATACATTTCGGGAATGGCAAACTGTGCGGAGGCAATCCTCCCTAATACAGAAACGCAACAGCGTGCCCAGCATCGAACGGGTAAGCCATGACACAAATCATCCCGAACGGAACGCCTACGTCTCTTCCGGTCCGGAGCGATCCGGTGCAGGGGCGTATTCTCATCATCGACGACGATCGCAGCATGTGCGAGATCCTCGATAGCGCGCTCAGACGGCGAGACTTCGAGGTCGCATGGCGCACGTCCCCGGACGAGGGGCTGCGTGCGCTGGCCGATCAGGACTTCGACGTCGTCGTGACCGATCTGAACATGCAAGGCATGAGCGGCGTCGACTTGTGCCGCCAGATTGCCGAAAACCGCGAAGATATCCCGGTCGTGGTCATGACCGCCTTCGGCAGCATGGAGACGGCCGTCGCGGCCATCCGAGCCGGCGCGTACGACTTCGTCACGAAGCCCTTCGAGATGGATGACATCGCGCTCACCTTGGAGCGCGCCCTTCGTCATCGCGCTCTTCGTGAAGAGGTCAAACGTCTCAAGCGCGCCGTCGACGACTCGAGCAAGTTCGACGACATCATCGGCCAGAGCTCGGCGATGGAGAAGGCTTACGACCTTCTCGATCGCGTCGCCGACAGCGACACCACCGTGCTCATCACCGGCGAAAGCGGTACCGGCAAGGAGCTCGTCGCGCGTGCCCTCCACAAGCGCAGCCCCCGCAATCGAGGTCCCTTCGTGGCCATCAACTGCGCGGCCATGCCCGAAACCCTGCTCGAAAGCGAGCTATTTGGCCACACGCGTGGCGCGTTCACGGACGCGCGTCAGGCGCGCCCGGGTCTTTTCGTCAAAGCCCAAGGTGGCACCTTGTTCCTCGACGAGATCGGCGAGATGCCGATGGGCATGCAGGCCAAGCTGCTCCGTGCGTTGCAAGAGCGCACGGTGAGGCCCGTTGGCGGCGACGTCGAGGTCCCGTTCGATGCCCGCATCGTCGCGGCGACCAACCGCGATCTCGAAACCGAGGTCGAGGAAAAGCGGTTCCGCGAGGACCTCTTCTACCGCATCAACGTCGTGCGCATCAACGTGCCGCCGCTGCGCTCGCGCGGGAGCGACGTGCTCTTGCTCGCGCAGCACTTCATCGAGCGGTACTCGGCACAGGGCCGCTCGAAGGTGAAGGGCATGTCCAGCGGCGCAGCGGACAAGCTTCTGAGCTATCCGTGGCCCGGCAACGTGCGCGAGCTGCAAAACTGCGTCGAGCGTGCGGTGGCCCTCGCCCGCTACGATCAGATCGGCGTGGATGATCTGCCGGAGAAGATTCGCGACTTCAAATCGTCGCGGGTCATCGTCGAGACTGAGGATCCATCGGAGCTTCTGCCGATGGACGAGGTCGAGCGGCGCTACATCCTGCGCGTGCTCGAGGCCGTGGGCGGCAACAAGACGATGGCCGCTCAGGTCCTGGGCTTCGATCGCCGAACGCTCTACCGCAAGCTCGAACGTTGTGGCGTGGCCGAGAACAAGAAGGAAGCTCGGGAGTAACGCGCGCTCGTCTCCCGCAGGGGCTTTGAAGCCCCTCGAGAGACGTTTTGGAACGGATGGGGCGAATCGCCACGCCAAGTTCGCTTAGGCGAATTGATTTGCCCCCTATTTTATCGGCATAAGGGCTGCAATGGCCGAGCGCCATGGTCGCTCCAGCAGCAAGGATCGCAGCGCGGCGTCGACAGGTCGCGAACAACGAGGGGGGCGACAAACGGATTGGTCCGCCAAA
It includes:
- a CDS encoding stress-induced protein, which encodes MDPERQRQIARQGGKAAHERGSAHEFTSDEARAAGRKGGVAVSQNRAHMAEIGRRGGEARGAGHRRRMEEARRAATAEKKEGETVAAQATEESPQAEPESTVEGSQDDAQRRAS
- a CDS encoding thiolase family protein, with amino-acid sequence MAEVFVVDAVRTPLGRLGGGLAKVRPDDLLAAVFRSLAERHPRVGERLDEVYAGNANGAGEDNRNVARMAVLLSGLPVSVPAATVNRLCGSGMEAVISAYRAIALGEADVCIAGGVESMTRAPFVIPAPEDAYPRELPTFSTRLGWRMTNPAMPSEWTVALGEGAEILADKYSIARAAQDEFAVESHRRAHAAWESGRYDAEVIRGSWELVRDECIRADTSFEKLAKLRPVFRTSKGTVTAGNASPMNDGAAALLLTSARAARELDLTPLARIRSVAVSAIEPHLFGLGPVEASQRALKRGDLAVSDLDVVELNEAFAAQVLACFAAWPELDRSKVNPNGGAIALGHPLGCSGARLVGTLAHELRLRGKKHGLATACIGVGQGIAVTLSNG
- a CDS encoding MATE family efflux transporter yields the protein MAESSERAVDSLNETSLSRGGLGAAWALVRDAIRGAPIDHTTAPIARSVVMLAIPMVLEMMMGSVFAVADVFWVSQLGANATAIVGLTESIMMIMQSVVMAVAIGAMALVARRIGEKKHVEAARAAVQAILLGAGISACVAVAGITNAPSLLRMMGATPDVIASGSRFTQVTMGGNVTVFLLYVINAIFRGAGDAAFSMRSLWLGNFLNIVLGPCFIYGVGPFPALGVTGAAVATTIGRGTAVLFQLYLLTSGRSKIKLTRETLGLDFGLMASVLRLSGSGTIQILISTTSYVGLVRIISDFGSAPLAGYTIGLRIIMFALLPSIGVSNAAATLVGQNLGAGKPDRAEQSVWRAGFYNAMILTAVGLLFVVFAPWLVALFTPDDVVRSYGVSCLRSVSAGFLFYGYGMVLSQSFNGAGDTWTPTILNFVSFWVLQLPVAWLLSQHTSLGARGVFAALAISYSTLAVLSAAVFRRGRWKMKKV
- a CDS encoding alpha/beta hydrolase, with product MKSGADFEGRRMALGSGITLSVTSKGEGPPVVLLHGFPQNSYTWRKHLPSLADAGFRAIAPDMRGYGLSDKPKAVADYKTERLVADVRELVHSLGYEKVHLVGHDWGGVVAFHVAAAHPEMIDRLVILNGPHPDVFMKSLFRSQKQRTRSWYVFLFQLPFLPERMLARKGILERMLRFYGPGVFSKEDLATYTSAVRKPGAARSMVNYYRAAARGYREIPVITRPTLVLWGEKDRALHPCLLDGLEKHVTNLTIKRFPDATHWLNEEKPGEVNGEMVRFLRAVGGDG
- a CDS encoding ammonium transporter; its protein translation is MTADAMSAGDTAWLLVSSALVLLMIPALALFYGGMVRRKNVLSTLMHSLAALPVLSVTWVLFGYSLAFGPTHGGLIGGLDYIGLRATVGTLHDTVPNYAFIAFQMMFAAITPALISGAVAERMKFSAYMVFIVLWSALVYVPVAHWVWATGGWLFELHALDFAGGTVVHLTAGASALVCALVLGPRLKYPQERPLPHNLTMTLTGAGLLWFGWFGFNAGSALKSTPLAALAFIVTHLGAAGGALGWLFIEWWHRGKPTALGVASGLVAGLVAITPAAGFVAPWAAIVIGVLAGFACYAGVLAKYKYGYDDSLDAFGVHGVGGFTGAVLTGVFAQTAYNADGADGLLFGGARTFLIQIVACAASGLYAAAVTWVLLKLIDRAMGIRASAADEREGLDSTQHGEDAYAG
- a CDS encoding sigma-54 dependent transcriptional regulator, translating into MQGRILIIDDDRSMCEILDSALRRRDFEVAWRTSPDEGLRALADQDFDVVVTDLNMQGMSGVDLCRQIAENREDIPVVVMTAFGSMETAVAAIRAGAYDFVTKPFEMDDIALTLERALRHRALREEVKRLKRAVDDSSKFDDIIGQSSAMEKAYDLLDRVADSDTTVLITGESGTGKELVARALHKRSPRNRGPFVAINCAAMPETLLESELFGHTRGAFTDARQARPGLFVKAQGGTLFLDEIGEMPMGMQAKLLRALQERTVRPVGGDVEVPFDARIVAATNRDLETEVEEKRFREDLFYRINVVRINVPPLRSRGSDVLLLAQHFIERYSAQGRSKVKGMSSGAADKLLSYPWPGNVRELQNCVERAVALARYDQIGVDDLPEKIRDFKSSRVIVETEDPSELLPMDEVERRYILRVLEAVGGNKTMAAQVLGFDRRTLYRKLERCGVAENKKEARE